From the Lancefieldella sp. Marseille-Q7238 genome, one window contains:
- the rpmD gene encoding 50S ribosomal protein L30, which translates to MAKSLTIKLVRGAVAGVKKDQTATVKALGLHKIGSTVEQPDNPSIRGMIFKVKHLVEVEEN; encoded by the coding sequence ATGGCTAAGAGTCTGACCATCAAGCTGGTTCGAGGCGCGGTAGCAGGCGTCAAGAAGGATCAGACGGCTACCGTGAAAGCTCTCGGTCTTCACAAGATCGGCAGCACCGTTGAACAGCCTGATAATCCAAGCATTCGTGGAATGATCTTCAAGGTCAAGCACCTTGTCGAGGTTGAAGAGAACTAG
- a CDS encoding adenylate kinase: MNIVLLGAPGAGKGTQAQRLVADFGLAHISTGDLLRTAAKAQSPLGIEAKGYMDAGRLVPDQLVIDLVKERLSADDAQRGFILDGFPRNTAQAVTLDSELSAMGLSLDAALLVSVDPKIIIDRLSARRTCRNCGYTAPAGIDVCPNCSGEMYQRDDDKPETIKRRLDIYESQTSPLIEYYRGHGILKEVDGDRPVDAVYNDVKEILAL, encoded by the coding sequence ATGAACATTGTTCTTCTCGGTGCGCCAGGCGCGGGAAAAGGAACGCAGGCACAGCGCCTTGTTGCTGATTTTGGTCTTGCTCACATTTCTACCGGGGACTTACTCCGCACGGCAGCTAAAGCCCAATCTCCTTTGGGAATCGAGGCAAAGGGCTACATGGATGCAGGCCGGCTCGTTCCCGACCAGCTCGTTATTGATTTGGTAAAAGAGCGCCTCAGCGCCGACGACGCGCAGAGGGGTTTTATTTTGGACGGCTTTCCGCGCAACACTGCTCAGGCGGTGACGCTTGACTCTGAGCTGTCCGCCATGGGCCTTTCCCTTGACGCCGCTTTGCTTGTCTCCGTTGATCCCAAGATCATCATCGATCGCCTGAGCGCGCGGCGTACCTGCAGGAATTGTGGTTATACAGCGCCGGCCGGCATTGACGTATGCCCGAATTGCTCCGGTGAGATGTACCAGCGCGATGACGATAAGCCCGAGACTATCAAACGGCGCCTTGACATTTACGAAAGCCAGACAAGCCCTTTGATTGAGTATTATCGGGGCCATGGCATTCTGAAAGAGGTTGACGGAGATCGTCCTGTCGATGCGGTTTATAACGATGTCAAGGAGATCCTTGCCCTATGA
- the rplO gene encoding 50S ribosomal protein L15 yields the protein MQLKDLRPAEGSRKNRKRVGRGNSSGKGTFAGRGMNGQLSRSGGGKGAGFEGGQQPLAMRLPKLPGFTSHNRCEYAPVNVARLDALFADGDTVDADALVAKGVIKHNYIPVKVLGAGELSKKLTVKVDKVSASAQAKIEAAGGKVEAE from the coding sequence ATGCAGCTCAAAGATCTTCGCCCCGCTGAGGGCTCGCGCAAGAATCGTAAGCGCGTCGGTCGCGGCAACTCTTCCGGCAAGGGTACTTTTGCCGGACGTGGTATGAACGGCCAGCTCTCCCGCTCTGGTGGCGGAAAGGGCGCGGGCTTCGAAGGCGGCCAGCAGCCATTGGCTATGCGTCTTCCAAAGCTCCCTGGTTTTACTAGTCATAATCGTTGTGAGTACGCTCCTGTTAACGTAGCTCGCCTTGATGCGCTTTTTGCTGACGGCGATACCGTTGACGCAGATGCGCTTGTCGCAAAGGGAGTTATCAAGCACAACTACATTCCTGTCAAGGTCCTCGGCGCAGGTGAGCTCTCCAAGAAGCTCACCGTCAAAGTGGACAAGGTCTCCGCTTCTGCGCAAGCCAAGATTGAAGCGGCCGGCGGAAAGGTTGAGGCAGAGTAG
- the rpsQ gene encoding 30S ribosomal protein S17: protein MAETESRNARKVRTGTVVSISGEKTITVEITYRKHHPKYGKMMTIGKKLHVHDEKNEAGLGDTVRVMETRPLSKTKRWRLAEIVERAK, encoded by the coding sequence ATGGCAGAGACCGAAAGCAGGAATGCGCGTAAGGTTCGTACCGGAACCGTCGTCTCCATCTCTGGCGAGAAGACGATCACGGTTGAGATTACCTACCGCAAGCACCACCCTAAGTACGGCAAGATGATGACTATCGGCAAGAAACTTCACGTTCATGACGAGAAGAACGAGGCTGGTTTGGGCGATACGGTTCGCGTTATGGAGACCCGCCCCTTGTCAAAGACCAAGCGCTGGCGTCTCGCTGAGATCGTTGAGCGCGCTAAGTAA
- the infA gene encoding translation initiation factor IF-1, whose protein sequence is MSKQDAIELEGKVLEPLPNAMFNVELENGKTILCTISGKIRMNYIRILPGDKVVVEISPYDLTRGRITYRYK, encoded by the coding sequence TTGAGCAAACAAGACGCTATTGAGCTGGAAGGTAAGGTCCTGGAGCCCTTGCCAAATGCTATGTTTAACGTTGAGCTCGAGAACGGCAAGACCATCCTCTGCACGATTTCCGGCAAAATCCGCATGAATTACATCCGGATTCTCCCTGGTGACAAGGTCGTTGTGGAGATTTCTCCGTATGACCTCACGAGGGGACGCATCACTTATCGTTACAAATAG
- a CDS encoding type Z 30S ribosomal protein S14 → MAKTSMIVKASREPKYSTRTQNRCQRCGRPHSVYRKFGLCRVCFRELANKGELPGVRKASW, encoded by the coding sequence GTGGCTAAGACTTCGATGATCGTCAAAGCGTCGCGCGAGCCGAAGTACTCTACCCGTACACAGAACCGCTGCCAGCGTTGTGGGCGTCCCCACTCCGTGTACCGCAAGTTTGGTCTGTGCCGTGTGTGCTTCCGCGAGTTAGCGAACAAGGGCGAGCTTCCTGGTGTCCGCAAGGCAAGCTGGTAA
- the rpsK gene encoding 30S ribosomal protein S11 encodes MAQKKNARTTRVRRSERKNIAVGQAHIKSTFNNTIVSISDPQGNVISWQSGGTVGFKGSRKSTPFAAQLAAEAAAKAAMEHGLHKVAVFVKGPGSGRETAIRSLQAAGLEVSGIQDKTPIAHNGCRPKKRRRN; translated from the coding sequence ATGGCACAAAAGAAAAACGCTCGCACGACGCGCGTCCGCCGCTCGGAGCGTAAGAACATCGCAGTGGGCCAGGCCCACATTAAGAGCACGTTCAACAACACGATCGTGTCTATTTCTGATCCCCAGGGTAACGTCATTTCCTGGCAGTCCGGCGGCACCGTTGGCTTTAAGGGTTCCCGTAAGTCCACGCCGTTTGCGGCACAGCTTGCCGCGGAGGCTGCTGCGAAGGCAGCTATGGAGCATGGTCTTCATAAGGTTGCTGTCTTTGTAAAGGGTCCCGGCTCCGGCCGCGAGACCGCTATCCGTTCCCTCCAGGCCGCAGGCCTCGAGGTTTCGGGCATTCAGGATAAGACCCCTATTGCGCATAACGGCTGCCGTCCTAAAAAGCGCCGTCGCAACTAG
- the rpmC gene encoding 50S ribosomal protein L29 produces the protein MKYTDIKAMSDEELSKKLEEGRAELFNLRFQMATSQLDNTARVKTVKRDIARVQTEMRSRQIAAESAADQK, from the coding sequence ATGAAATACACGGACATCAAGGCGATGAGCGATGAAGAGCTTTCCAAGAAGCTCGAAGAAGGCCGTGCAGAGCTCTTTAACCTTCGCTTCCAGATGGCAACCAGCCAGCTGGACAACACGGCCCGCGTGAAGACGGTCAAGCGCGACATTGCTCGCGTTCAGACCGAGATGCGTTCCCGTCAAATTGCTGCGGAATCAGCCGCAGATCAGAAATAG
- the rpsM gene encoding 30S ribosomal protein S13: protein MARINGVDLPRDKRVEVGLTYLYGIGQTRATKICTETGIDVNTRVKDLTEDEVTKIRDFIDAHYTTEGDLRREVRQNTARLMEIGCYRGLRHRKGLPVHGQRTHTNARTRKGKKRQVGGKKK from the coding sequence TTGGCCCGTATTAACGGCGTCGACCTGCCGCGCGACAAGCGCGTTGAGGTCGGACTCACCTATCTTTACGGCATTGGCCAGACCCGTGCAACTAAGATTTGCACAGAGACTGGTATCGATGTAAATACGCGTGTCAAGGATCTGACCGAAGATGAGGTCACCAAGATTCGTGATTTTATTGATGCACATTACACCACTGAGGGCGATCTTCGCCGTGAAGTGCGTCAAAACACCGCCCGCCTGATGGAGATTGGCTGCTATCGCGGTCTTCGCCATCGTAAGGGGCTTCCTGTCCACGGTCAGCGTACCCACACCAACGCTCGCACCCGCAAGGGTAAGAAGCGTCAGGTGGGCGGCAAGAAGAAGTAG
- the rplP gene encoding 50S ribosomal protein L16, with amino-acid sequence MLAPKRVLHRKVQRGSMKGHAKGNTQLHFGSWGIRAEEAHWITNRQIEAARIAITREMKRGGKVWITIFPDKPVSKKPAETRMGKGKGNPEEWVAVVKPGRIMFEIDGVSEEVAREALRLAQHKLPIKTKIVTRADQDGEE; translated from the coding sequence ATGCTTGCACCTAAGCGTGTTTTGCACCGTAAGGTTCAGCGCGGTTCCATGAAGGGCCATGCAAAGGGTAATACCCAGCTGCACTTCGGCTCCTGGGGCATCCGTGCAGAGGAGGCTCACTGGATTACTAACCGCCAGATTGAGGCTGCCCGTATCGCTATTACCCGCGAAATGAAGCGTGGCGGTAAGGTCTGGATTACCATCTTCCCCGACAAGCCTGTTTCAAAGAAGCCGGCAGAAACCCGCATGGGTAAGGGTAAGGGTAATCCTGAAGAGTGGGTCGCTGTAGTTAAGCCTGGCCGTATCATGTTTGAGATTGACGGCGTTTCCGAAGAGGTTGCTCGCGAGGCACTTCGTCTGGCACAGCACAAGCTTCCCATCAAGACCAAGATTGTCACCCGCGCCGACCAGGACGGGGAGGAATAA
- the rplF gene encoding 50S ribosomal protein L6, whose protein sequence is MSRIGKKPVQIPAGVTVTVDNTHVTVKGSKGELDRTFSELVSIKQEGEELLVSRVDESSESNAQQGLVRTLLHNMVVGVSEGFEKKLELTGVGYRATLKGKDLDLSLGYSHPVVYAAPANITFEVPDNTHITVKGISKEQVGQVAAEIRMKRPPEPYKGKGIHYEDEHIRRKLGKAAK, encoded by the coding sequence GTGTCTCGTATTGGTAAGAAGCCTGTCCAGATTCCAGCCGGAGTCACTGTGACAGTTGATAACACTCACGTAACCGTTAAAGGTTCTAAGGGAGAGCTTGACCGCACGTTCTCAGAGCTTGTCTCCATCAAGCAGGAGGGCGAGGAGCTTCTCGTTTCCCGCGTTGATGAGTCAAGCGAGTCCAATGCTCAGCAGGGACTCGTTCGCACCCTTCTTCACAACATGGTTGTCGGAGTATCCGAAGGCTTTGAGAAGAAGCTTGAGCTTACCGGCGTTGGTTACCGTGCTACACTCAAGGGCAAAGACCTGGATCTTTCCCTGGGATATTCCCATCCTGTTGTGTATGCGGCGCCTGCAAACATTACGTTTGAGGTTCCTGACAATACTCACATTACGGTCAAGGGCATCTCTAAAGAGCAGGTCGGTCAGGTTGCTGCAGAAATTCGTATGAAGCGCCCGCCTGAGCCATACAAGGGCAAGGGTATTCACTATGAAGATGAGCATATTCGCAGGAAGCTCGGCAAGGCTGCTAAGTAA
- the rplE gene encoding 50S ribosomal protein L5 has product MAEKKYVPRLKEEYYKTVRDALQKQFGYANVNQIPKFEKIVVNMGVGEAATDAKAIDGAVSDLRTITGQQPLITHARKSIATFKLRQGMPIGAKVTLRGERMWEFLDRLIAIAIPRIRDFRGISAKSFDGRGNFSMGVTEQLIFPEIDFDKVDHTRGMDITIVTTANTDEEGKALLEAFHFPFKQD; this is encoded by the coding sequence ATGGCAGAGAAAAAGTATGTTCCTCGTCTGAAAGAGGAGTACTACAAGACGGTTCGTGATGCGCTGCAGAAGCAGTTTGGTTACGCAAACGTCAACCAGATTCCAAAGTTTGAGAAAATCGTTGTCAACATGGGCGTTGGTGAGGCGGCAACTGACGCCAAGGCCATCGATGGCGCCGTGTCTGACTTGCGTACGATTACCGGCCAGCAGCCGCTCATCACGCACGCGCGTAAGTCGATTGCTACGTTCAAACTTCGCCAAGGTATGCCGATTGGCGCTAAAGTTACGCTTCGCGGGGAGCGCATGTGGGAGTTTTTGGATCGTCTGATTGCCATTGCAATCCCTCGTATCCGCGACTTCCGTGGCATTTCCGCCAAGAGCTTTGACGGGCGCGGCAACTTTTCTATGGGCGTAACGGAACAGCTCATCTTCCCGGAGATTGACTTTGACAAGGTTGATCATACGCGCGGTATGGATATTACTATCGTTACTACCGCCAACACCGACGAGGAGGGCAAGGCACTGCTTGAGGCCTTCCACTTCCCGTTTAAACAGGACTAA
- the rpsD gene encoding 30S ribosomal protein S4, which produces MAIDRTPVLKRCRQLGIDPIVMGINKESHREPRHRRRQESEYGMQLREKQKAKFIYGVLENQFHGYYELAKKTPGITGDNLMSILETRLDNVVFRLGFARTRKEARQTVRHGHITVNGKRVDIPSYRIKKGDVIAVASKAKDLLPIKESLIASEHTAVPGWIELDLDKLQGTVLELPNRDQIDLDIDAQLIVELYSK; this is translated from the coding sequence ATGGCAATTGATAGGACCCCGGTCCTTAAGAGGTGCCGCCAGCTTGGCATCGATCCCATCGTGATGGGTATCAATAAGGAATCTCACCGTGAGCCGCGTCACCGTCGTCGCCAGGAGAGCGAATACGGTATGCAGCTTCGTGAGAAGCAGAAGGCCAAGTTCATCTACGGCGTCCTTGAGAACCAATTTCATGGTTATTACGAACTTGCTAAGAAGACTCCGGGTATTACAGGCGACAATCTCATGAGCATTCTTGAGACCCGCCTTGACAACGTGGTCTTCCGCCTTGGTTTTGCCCGCACGCGCAAAGAGGCACGTCAGACCGTCCGTCACGGCCACATTACCGTCAACGGAAAGCGCGTTGATATTCCTTCGTATCGTATTAAGAAGGGTGATGTCATCGCGGTTGCCTCTAAGGCCAAAGATCTTCTCCCCATCAAGGAATCTCTCATTGCTTCCGAGCATACGGCGGTTCCCGGTTGGATTGAGCTTGATCTTGACAAGCTCCAGGGTACGGTACTTGAGCTTCCCAATCGTGATCAGATTGACCTCGACATCGACGCTCAGCTGATCGTCGAGCTTTACTCTAAGTAA
- the rplX gene encoding 50S ribosomal protein L24 — protein MPKMKIRKGDTVEVLTGKDKGTRGEVLRVIPKDNKVVVEGVAVVKRHMKPNAANQQGGIVEHEAAIDASNVALIDPKDDKPTRVGYSVKDDGTKVRVSKRSGEEL, from the coding sequence ATGCCCAAGATGAAGATCAGGAAAGGCGACACGGTCGAGGTCCTCACTGGTAAGGACAAGGGTACGCGCGGAGAAGTCCTGCGTGTTATCCCCAAAGACAACAAGGTTGTTGTTGAGGGTGTCGCTGTGGTAAAGCGCCACATGAAGCCCAATGCGGCAAACCAGCAGGGCGGTATTGTTGAGCACGAGGCGGCAATTGATGCCTCCAACGTCGCTCTCATTGACCCTAAAGACGACAAACCGACTCGCGTTGGTTATAGCGTCAAGGATGATGGCACGAAGGTCCGCGTTTCCAAGCGTTCCGGCGAGGAGCTCTAA
- the rpmJ gene encoding 50S ribosomal protein L36 encodes MKVRPSVKKMCDKCKVIRRHGKVYVICENPRHKQRQG; translated from the coding sequence ATGAAGGTACGTCCTTCGGTAAAGAAGATGTGCGACAAGTGCAAGGTTATTCGTCGCCACGGTAAGGTTTACGTGATTTGCGAGAACCCGCGCCACAAGCAGCGTCAGGGCTAA
- the rpsE gene encoding 30S ribosomal protein S5, producing the protein MARDRKRQQDTDLQERVVYIHRVSKTVKGGRRMSLVALVVVGDGKGNVGIGQGRSAEVPLAIQKGVEDAKRNMFKVPLTESGSVPHAVIGHFGAGRVLIKPAFEGTGVIAGGPIRPLFELAGITNVLSKSLGTSNALNIIKAAAEGLKELSSPEQAAERRGITTREMFVGKEN; encoded by the coding sequence ATGGCACGAGATCGTAAGCGCCAGCAGGATACGGATCTTCAGGAGCGCGTCGTTTATATTCACCGCGTTTCTAAGACCGTCAAAGGTGGACGTCGTATGTCTCTGGTGGCCCTCGTGGTCGTCGGCGACGGCAAGGGTAATGTTGGTATTGGTCAGGGACGTTCCGCTGAGGTGCCCCTCGCAATTCAAAAGGGCGTTGAGGACGCAAAGAGGAACATGTTTAAGGTTCCTTTGACTGAGTCCGGCTCTGTCCCTCACGCAGTGATTGGTCACTTTGGCGCCGGCCGCGTTTTGATTAAGCCGGCATTTGAAGGTACCGGCGTTATCGCTGGCGGTCCTATCCGTCCGCTGTTCGAGCTTGCCGGCATCACCAATGTACTTTCCAAGTCTTTGGGCACCAGCAACGCCCTTAACATCATTAAGGCGGCTGCAGAGGGCCTCAAAGAGCTCTCAAGCCCCGAGCAGGCTGCCGAGCGTCGCGGCATTACTACCCGCGAGATGTTCGTCGGGAAGGAGAACTAA
- the rpsH gene encoding 30S ribosomal protein S8: MKITDPISDMLTRIRNANSAGKDSVSMPSSKVLVEIARVISEEGYIEGYSVEDTKPQKTLHITLKYGEKRARIIRGIRRISKPGLRIYSTAEKLPRVIGGLGTAVVSTSKGMMCDRDARKVGIGGEVIAYIW, translated from the coding sequence ATGAAGATTACCGATCCCATTTCGGACATGCTGACGCGCATTCGTAACGCAAACTCAGCAGGCAAGGACAGTGTTTCTATGCCGTCGAGCAAGGTGCTCGTTGAGATTGCCCGCGTCATTTCTGAAGAGGGCTACATCGAGGGGTATTCTGTTGAGGATACGAAGCCCCAAAAGACGCTTCACATTACGCTTAAGTATGGCGAGAAGCGCGCACGCATCATCCGTGGCATTCGCCGTATTTCCAAGCCCGGTCTGCGCATTTACTCCACCGCCGAGAAGCTTCCTCGCGTCATCGGCGGTCTTGGCACGGCAGTGGTGTCCACCTCTAAAGGCATGATGTGCGACCGTGATGCTCGTAAGGTAGGCATCGGCGGCGAGGTCATCGCCTATATCTGGTAA
- the secY gene encoding preprotein translocase subunit SecY, whose product MLKGIANAFRVSELRNKILLTILILLLYRFGAYLPVPGAPFQEMLKGYQNGLSSNGAMAVLNLFSGGALSRMSVFSLGIMPYITAQIILQMMQSVIPSLGELAKDGESGQRKITQYTRYLTVALALLNAIGYLFLFKSYHVSFAAMDGVPEALEHVLVIFTMLVGAIIIMWLGEIITQRGVGNGMSLIIFANIMAGLPTALISSVTTRGNAILTVATVVIMLIIVPIIVYVERGQRRISITYAKRVVGRKLMGGQSTYLPIKVNTAGVVPIIFASAILYLPAQIAVFFPNVGGVQAFATALSRGWVNWVLSILLIVFFAYFYTSMVFNPEETADQLKKQGGFIPGVRPGAATANYIKSVIDRVTLPGAIFMAVLAVVPSIIFWFTGDQLIQAFGGTSVLIMVGVAMDTLASIESHLKMHNYEGFFK is encoded by the coding sequence GTGCTTAAGGGAATCGCCAACGCGTTTCGCGTTTCAGAACTAAGAAATAAGATCCTTTTGACGATACTGATTCTTCTTCTGTATCGTTTTGGAGCTTATCTTCCGGTACCGGGTGCTCCGTTCCAGGAAATGCTTAAGGGATACCAAAACGGTCTTTCCTCTAATGGTGCCATGGCGGTTTTGAACCTGTTTTCAGGCGGCGCTCTTTCCCGCATGTCTGTTTTCAGCCTTGGCATTATGCCCTACATCACGGCGCAGATTATTCTTCAGATGATGCAGTCGGTCATTCCGTCCCTTGGCGAGCTTGCAAAGGACGGCGAAAGCGGCCAGCGCAAGATCACGCAATACACGCGCTACCTTACGGTCGCCCTTGCGCTTCTTAACGCTATCGGCTACCTCTTCCTGTTCAAGAGCTATCATGTTTCTTTTGCGGCTATGGACGGAGTTCCCGAGGCGCTTGAGCATGTGCTGGTCATCTTTACTATGCTGGTCGGCGCTATCATCATCATGTGGCTTGGCGAGATTATTACGCAGCGCGGCGTCGGAAACGGCATGTCGCTTATCATCTTCGCCAATATTATGGCGGGTCTGCCGACGGCTCTGATTTCTTCTGTTACCACACGCGGGAATGCTATTTTGACTGTGGCAACCGTTGTTATCATGCTCATCATCGTGCCCATCATCGTATATGTCGAGCGTGGACAGCGCCGCATTTCTATTACATACGCGAAGCGCGTCGTTGGCCGCAAGCTGATGGGTGGACAGTCAACCTATCTTCCTATCAAGGTCAATACGGCTGGCGTCGTTCCTATTATCTTTGCGTCCGCCATCCTGTATCTTCCGGCTCAGATAGCGGTGTTCTTCCCGAATGTTGGGGGAGTCCAGGCGTTTGCTACGGCGCTTTCCAGAGGTTGGGTCAACTGGGTGCTTTCAATCCTTCTGATTGTGTTCTTTGCGTACTTTTACACCTCAATGGTGTTCAACCCGGAGGAGACAGCTGATCAGCTGAAGAAGCAGGGGGGCTTTATCCCAGGCGTCCGTCCCGGAGCGGCTACGGCAAACTACATTAAGTCTGTTATTGACCGCGTTACCCTTCCTGGTGCTATATTTATGGCGGTGCTCGCGGTTGTCCCGTCAATCATCTTCTGGTTTACCGGAGATCAGCTCATTCAAGCCTTTGGCGGAACGTCAGTCTTGATTATGGTTGGCGTTGCAATGGATACGCTGGCATCGATAGAGAGTCACCTGAAGATGCATAATTACGAAGGCTTCTTTAAGTAA
- the map gene encoding type I methionyl aminopeptidase — MINIKTPQEIEEMKAAGALSKAALRRAGRMVKPGVTTLEIDQALEAFIRLHGAVPTFKGYGGFPGTVCASVNEQIVHGIPSSNVVLQEGDIISIDTGATLNGWVGDNAWTFYVGEVDEKTRALCEVTRDCLKAGIEAAVPGNHLGDIGAAVQELAESHGYGVIRDFVGHGVGHVMHEDPEVRNYGKRGRGVKLQAGMVIAIEPMIAMGTYECTVLNNGWTVVTDDGLPAAHYENTIAITADGPVVLTEDAEGPWCSMQGGEA, encoded by the coding sequence ATGATTAACATTAAGACTCCTCAAGAGATTGAAGAAATGAAGGCCGCCGGCGCGCTTTCAAAGGCGGCTCTTCGCCGTGCCGGCCGCATGGTTAAGCCGGGTGTCACAACACTTGAGATTGATCAGGCTCTTGAAGCTTTTATCCGCCTCCACGGCGCGGTACCCACGTTTAAGGGGTATGGTGGATTTCCCGGTACCGTATGCGCATCCGTGAACGAGCAGATTGTTCATGGTATTCCCTCAAGCAATGTCGTATTGCAGGAAGGGGACATCATCTCCATTGACACCGGCGCGACGCTCAACGGTTGGGTAGGCGACAACGCCTGGACGTTTTATGTCGGAGAAGTTGACGAGAAGACCCGTGCGCTTTGCGAGGTTACGCGCGACTGCCTGAAGGCGGGCATCGAAGCCGCCGTTCCTGGCAATCATTTAGGCGATATCGGAGCCGCCGTTCAGGAACTCGCGGAGTCTCATGGCTACGGGGTTATTCGCGACTTTGTTGGGCATGGCGTCGGCCATGTTATGCATGAGGATCCGGAAGTGAGAAACTACGGCAAGCGCGGCCGTGGCGTGAAGCTTCAGGCGGGTATGGTCATTGCTATTGAGCCGATGATTGCCATGGGCACCTATGAGTGCACGGTGTTGAATAACGGCTGGACCGTTGTTACCGATGACGGACTGCCTGCCGCTCACTATGAGAACACTATTGCCATTACGGCTGATGGACCGGTTGTCCTTACCGAGGATGCCGAAGGCCCCTGGTGCTCCATGCAGGGCGGAGAAGCATAG
- the rplN gene encoding 50S ribosomal protein L14, which yields MIQMETMLNVADNSGARRVKCVKVLGGSKRRYAGLADVIIGAVQEATPGGSVKKGDIVRCVIVRTAKDTRRKDGSYIRFDQNACVLVDKEGEPKGTRIFGPVARELRDHKYMKIVSLAPETL from the coding sequence ATGATTCAGATGGAGACCATGCTTAACGTCGCTGACAACAGCGGCGCCCGACGCGTCAAGTGCGTCAAGGTCCTTGGTGGCTCCAAGCGTCGTTACGCCGGCCTTGCCGACGTCATCATTGGCGCTGTCCAGGAGGCAACTCCCGGCGGTTCGGTGAAGAAGGGCGACATCGTTCGCTGCGTCATCGTTCGCACTGCTAAGGACACCCGTCGCAAGGACGGTAGCTACATCCGCTTTGACCAGAACGCGTGCGTTTTGGTCGACAAAGAGGGTGAGCCCAAGGGTACCCGTATCTTTGGACCAGTCGCTCGCGAGCTGCGCGACCATAAGTACATGAAGATCGTCTCACTCGCACCCGAGACGCTGTAA
- the rplR gene encoding 50S ribosomal protein L18: MNKLQAKKAGLARRKRRVRAKVFGTAERPRLTVHRTNAHIYAQVIDDASGRTLCSASTLDSEFRAKGAVGSNKEAAEFVGELVGKRAIEKGIAEVTFDRGGRIYHGRVKALADGARNAGLKF; encoded by the coding sequence ATGAACAAGTTGCAGGCGAAAAAGGCGGGTCTTGCCCGTCGCAAGCGCCGCGTTCGCGCCAAAGTCTTTGGCACCGCCGAGCGCCCGCGTCTCACCGTGCATCGCACGAACGCACACATATACGCTCAAGTCATTGACGACGCATCCGGCAGAACGCTCTGCTCTGCCTCTACGCTTGATTCCGAGTTCCGCGCCAAGGGCGCTGTCGGTTCCAACAAGGAGGCGGCGGAGTTTGTGGGTGAGCTCGTTGGCAAGCGCGCTATCGAGAAGGGCATCGCTGAGGTCACGTTTGACCGCGGCGGTCGCATCTATCACGGTCGCGTCAAGGCTTTAGCAGACGGTGCCCGCAACGCGGGCCTGAAGTTCTAG